Proteins co-encoded in one Gossypium arboreum isolate Shixiya-1 chromosome 11, ASM2569848v2, whole genome shotgun sequence genomic window:
- the LOC108457036 gene encoding actin-interacting protein 1-2 — protein sequence MPELAETYACVPSTERGRGILISGDPKSNKVLYTNGRSVIILDLNNPLNVSVYGEHAYPATVARFSPNGEWVASADVSGTVRIWGAYNDHVLKKEFKVLSGRIDDLQWSPDGMRIVACGDSKGKSLVRAFMWDSGTNVGEFDGHSRRVLSCAFKPTRPFRIVTCGEDFLVNFYEGPPFKFKQSQREHANFVNCVRYSPDGSKFISVSSDKKGIIFDGKTAEKIGELSSEDPHKGSIYAASWSPDDKQVLTVSADKTAKVWDISEDGSGKLKKTLTCSGSGGVDDMLVGCLWQNDHLVTVSLGGTISIFSASNLEKSPLQLSGHMKNITSLAVLKSDPKCILSSSYDGLIVKWVQGLGYSGKLQRKENSQIKCFAAAEEEIVTSGFDNKIWRISLHGDQCGDGDSVDIGSQPKDLSLALLSPELALVTTDSGVVMLRGTKVVSTINLGFAVTALVVAPDGSEAIVGGQDGKLHVFCIVGDTLKEEAVLEKHRGAITVIRYSPDFSMFASGDANREAIVWDRVSREVKLKNMLYHTARINCLAWSPNNSMVATGSLDTCVIIYEVDKPASSRMTIKGAHLGGVYALAFTDEHSVVSSGEDACVRVWKLTLQ from the exons ATGCCTGAGCTCGCGGAAACCTACGCTTGTGTCCCATCAACAGAGCGGGGCCGTGGAATCCTGATCTCGGGCGACCCAAAATCCAACAAGGTTCTTTACACAAATGGGCGATCCGTCATTATTCTCGACCTTAACAATCCACTCAACGTCTCCGTTTACGGTGAGCATGCGTATCCGGCCACGGTGGCACGGTTCTCGCCGAACGGGGAGTGGGTAGCCTCGGCTGACGTGTCCGGCACGGTTAGGATCTGGGGGGCCTACAATGACCACGTGTTGAAGAAAGAGTTCAAGGTTTTGTCGGGTCGGATTGATGATCTACAATGGTCTCCTGATGGGATGCGGATCGTCGCCTGCGGTGATAGCAAAGGGAAGTCTCTCGTTCGCGCTTTTAT GTGGGATTCAGGCACTAATGTGGGTGAGTTTGATGGCCATTCAAGACGAGTTCTAAGTTGTGCCTTTAAGCCAACAAGACCATTTCGCATTGTGACTTGTGGAGAGGactttttggtgaatttctatgAAGGCCCACCCTTTAAATTCAAGCAATCTCAAAG AGAGCATGCCAATTTTGTAAATTGTGTAAGATATTCTCCTGATGGAAGCAAATTCATCTCTGTAAGTTCTGATAAAAAGGGTATTATATTTGATGGAAAAACTGCGGAGAAGATTGGAGAGTTGTCGTCTGAAGATCCCCACAAAGGTAGCATTTATGCGGCCAGCTGGAGTCCTGATGATAAGCAG GTGCTGACAGTATCTGCTGATAAGACTGCAAAAGTATGGGATATCTCTGAGGATGGTAGTGGGAAGTTGAAGAAAACATTGACATGTTCTGGCTCAGGTGGAGTTGATGATATGCTTGTTGGATGTCTTTGGCAGAACGATCATCTTGTCACTGTATCTCTAGGTGGCACAATTAGTATATTTTCTGCTAGTAATCTTGAAAAATCCCCACTCCAGTTATCTGGACACATGAAGAATATCACTTCATTAGCTGTCCTAAAAAGTGACCCAAAATGTATACTGTCTAGTAGTTATGATGGGCTAATAGTTAAATGGGTTCAAGGTTTGGGATATAGTGGTAAATTACAGAGGAAAGAGAATTCTCAAATTAAATGCTTTGCTGCTGCTGAAGAAGAGATCGTTACTTCTGGATTTGACAATAAG ATATGGAGAATTTCTCTTCATGGGGATCAGTGTGGGGATGGAGATTCAGTTGATATTGGCAGTCAACCGAAGGACTTGAGCCTTGCCCTTCTCTCTCCTGAACTTGCTTTGGTTACAACTGACTCCGGAGTTGTTATGTTGCGTGGTACGAAAGTGGTATCAACCATAAACCTTGGTTTTGCTGTGACAGCATTAGTGGTTGCACCTGATGGAAGTGAAGCTATTGTTGGTGGGCAGGATGGAAAATTGCATGTATTTTGTATAGTAGGTGATACCCTCAAGGAAGAGGCAGTACTTGAGAAACACCGAGGTGCAATTACTGTCATTCGTTACTCACCAGATTTCTCAATGTTTGCATCTGGAGATGCAAATCGAGAAGCTATAGTCTGGGATCGTGTCTCTCGAGAG GTAAAGCTTAAAAACATGTTGTACCACACTGCTCGGATAAACTGTCTTGCTTGGTCTCCCAATAACAGCATGGTTGCTACTGGATCACTTGACACCTGTGTAATAATTTATGAGGTTGACAAGCCTGCATCTAGCCGAATGACCATAAAAGGAGCTCATTTAGGTGGAGTTTATGCATTAGCCTTTACTGATGAACACAGTGTGGTAAGCTCTGGTGAGGATGCTTGTGTTCGAGTGTGGAAATTGACCCTGCAATGA
- the LOC108457421 gene encoding mitogen-activated protein kinase 9-like produces MGASGSFLDDLLSWFQHRHFTISSSSSNNTTQINNNNNDIIIVDQHHHHSTPALTLTLTQKQPPPQQQVIVQDLDYSSLDLIKVPNLLINSMEKKGAAENDFFTEYGEGSRYQIQEIIGKGSYGVVASAVDTHTGEKVAIKKINDVFEHVSDATRILREIKLLRLLRHPDVVEIKHIMLPPSRREFRDIYVVFELMESDLHQVIKANDDLTPEHHQFFLYQLLRSLKYIHSANVFHRDLKPKNILANADCKLKICDFGLARVSFNDAPSAIFWTDYVATRWYRAPELCGSFFSKYTPAIDIWSIGCIFAEILTGKPLFPGKNVVHQLDLMTDTLGTPPPESISRIRNEKARRYLSSMRKKQPIPFSQKFPNVDHLALRLLERLLAFDPKDRPTAEEALADPYFYGLANVDREPSTQPISKLEFEFERRKLTKDDVRELIYREILEYHPQMLQEYLRGGDQTSFMYPSGVDRFKRQFAHLEEHYGKGGEKSTPLLRHHASLPRERVPVPKDENADQDIDGENSTSISQVDGLNANAEGQNGTNKPNSARSLFKSASISASKCVGVQAKDNSEDNPDEATDETADVLSQKVANLNA; encoded by the exons ATGGGGGCAAGTGGCAGTTTCTTGGACGATCTTCTTAGCTGGTTTCAACATCGCCATTTCaccatctcttcttcctcttctaATAATACTACtcaaattaataataacaataatgataTTATTATTGTCGATCAACATCATCATCATTCAACTCCTGCACTCACTCTAACTCTGACTCAAAAACAACCACCACCACAACAACAAGTCATTGTTCAGGATTTAGATTATTCTTCCCTCGATCTCATCAAAGTTCCTAACCTTCTTATTAATTCCATGGAGAAAAag GGTGCAGCTGAAAATGATTTTTTCACCGAATATGGAGAGGGAAGCCGATATCAAATTCAGGAGATTATTGGGAAAGGAAGTTACGGAGTTGTTGCTTCGGCAGTTGACACCCACACGGGTGAAAAGGTTGCGATAAAAAAGATTAATGATGTCTTTGAGCATGTCTCTGATGCAACACGGATTTTGAGAGAAATCAAGCTGCTGCGGTTGCTTCGGCATCCAGATGTTGTAGAAATAAAGCATATTATGCTCCCTCCATCTCGACGGGAATTTAGAGATATTTATGTTgtttttgagttgatggaatctGATCTTCACCAAGTAATTAAGGCCAATGATGACTTAACTCCTGAGCATCACCAGTTTTTCTTATACCAGCTTCTTCGCAGTCTGAAGTATATACACTCAG CAAatgtattccatcgagatttaaaACCAAAGAACATCCTTGCTAATGCTGATTGTAAGTTGAAGATTTGTGATTTTGGGCTTGCACGAGTGTCGTTTAATGATGCCCCATCAGCGATTTTTTGGACT GACTATGTAGCAACCCGTTGGTATCGTGCTCCTGAACTCTGTGGATCCTTTTTCTCCAAA TACACTCCTGCAATTGATATATGGAGCATAGGATGCATATTTGCTGAGATACTTACAGGAAAACCACTATTTCCTGGAAAAAATGTGGTGCACCAATTGGATCTCATGACCGATACACTTGGCACACCCCCTCCTGAATCCATATCAAGG ATTAGAAATGAAAAGGCAAGGAGGTACCTTAGTAGCATGCGTAAAAAGCAACCAATTCCTTTCTCACAGAAGTTCCCTAATGTGGATCACCTGGCCCTTCGCCTACTTGAGCGCTTACTTGCATTTGATCCAAAAGATCGTCCCACAGCTGAAGAA GCATTAGCTGACccatatttttatggtttggcaAATGTGGATCGTGAACCATCTACACAACCTATTTCAAAACTAGAATTTGAGTTTGAGAGAAGGAAATTGACAAAAGATGATGTTAGAGAGCTGATTTATCGAGAG ATATTGGAGTATCATCCCCAGATGCTGCAGGAGTATCTTCGCGGTGGGGATCAGACCAGCTTTATGTACCCAAG CGGTGTTGATCGATTCAAGCGACAATTTGCACATTTGGAGGAACATTATGGTAAAGGTGGTGAAAAAAGTACTCCACTTCTAAGACATCACGCTTCTTTGCCTAG AGAAAGAGTTCCCGTTCCCAAGGATGAGAATGCTGATCAAGATATTGATGGTGAGAATTCAACTTCAATATCTCAGGTAGATGGTTTGAACGCAAATGCGGAAGGGCAAAATGGCACTAACAAACCAAATAGTGCTCGTAGCCTATTCAAGAGTGCTAGCATTAGTGCCTCCAAGTGCGTTGGTGTACAAGCAAAAGACAATTCCGAG GATAACCCAGATGAAGCCACTGATGAGACAGCTGATGTCTTGTCTCAGAAGGTTGCaaatcttaatgcttga